Proteins from a single region of Budorcas taxicolor isolate Tak-1 chromosome 11, Takin1.1, whole genome shotgun sequence:
- the C11H6orf132 gene encoding uncharacterized protein C6orf132 homolog produces the protein MKKNPGTFSKLFGKKHANPPATSLYATNPPWIFTQEAPEEGTRGFDGIYYGDNRFDTVSESGTATLKARPRVRPLLTFLPLDAQENHGLAVPTPCVPDSFADKQGTGTSTLVNGNLRLYSSVGDLRPGHYGQDLLIPPPPPGPAPAPPLGALQPPEFSPPPPPSTAPPPPPLLESLPPPPPSTAPALPPGMGALPHPPTVSSPSTPTPPDFIPPAPPQAVQAPPLPLLPAPTPPAPESPHTVGTRLFPTGGVTKWKSEVALNGRQPEVPRSSPPRSPAEPKGALPGLESHLTFPRSFKVPPPTPVRTSSISIPEAQGTPPEDEECTKKGPGRPSLPPSFHIRSACQAYPDRAAELALPEEPSTVALAGPRPGQPQVQSSEQAEMPPPAPPLPPPAPPLPPPAPPLPPAAPPLPSAEKAAPPPAGLMKRTKFSFPAPKPKPDPPSPEETASSEPMDWRDPSQMAKLRDQLSAYLCSSRREDRLASHRPGPMAASQERENHKRPSLPAKEVPPSLLQKEAPPRLPEKEAPSSVLEESPCSRPKKAATSLILPPVDYLPQDPPTPSVWEIRKKLEAQLSSSAEKEARPSRGSLPPKSQPEGGRIFENRDDNSKFPKPVAKNLPPLSTTPLPNTPLQSKVTPGPATPPKATPEPATSPKATPRPASPPKATSGPASPPKATPGPATPPKATPGPASPPKATPGPASPPKATPGPATPPKVTPGPATPPKATPGPASPPKATPGPATPSKATPGPATPPKATSGPATPPKATPLPITSSQLIAEKNLAPAGQWEKPEHEALAVPSKPEVEGHSSETSKPPTQGALSSPAFPPKISPGREEVPCFYKPHCSQNSSSREVAVVIPTLSRGEAAGSGKPVEVKEPQQLPPKPPASSQAADELLRHPVTGEVVERGSPMALLLAAKQRAQKGRPRGAPLGRPSLPGSLQGPSQPEAGSDTILYNEGQPNSFTVVPKVSKETEKVPQLTSPGQPKGLCQWELQPLRDPEDTESGRGPSSTKVKPQASAAWERPAPSSLLQGRLLPKSFSSPPSPSHKPEEDKEEEFNFEVIPPPPEFSNDPEPPAAPLQYLGRRGSPPRNNFSDLGQPANAGPARGFSHFSADPGPARGLERFSGGGGGRSLIKKRLYVGEPHRNPEPPRGGTGRSLSFPNCFGPQPGGPFAAPSGPEMRRVNSAGRGPPGGLHSRKVSLEGAARGEAKYKARGGGGDYGCAPATGRSPHNNMHYGSSINTFTVRPGTRHPISYAYSGAHWKAPS, from the exons ATGGGATCTATTATGGAGACAACCGGTTTGACACTGTGAGTGAGTCGGGAACCGCCACGCTAAAAGCTCGGCCCAGAGTCCGGCCCCTGCTCACCTTTCTTCCGCTG GATGCCCAGGAGAACCATGGACTGGCTGTACCCACGCCCTGTGTGCCAGACAGCTTTGCAGACAAACAAGGGACAG GCACCAGCACACTCGTCAATGGCAACCTCCGACTATACAGCTCTGTGGGGGACCTAAGGCCTGGGCATTATGGCCAGGACTTACtcatccccccacctcccccgggCCCAGCGCCGGCACCACCCCTAGGTGCTCTGCAGCCTCCAGAGTTCTCTCCGCCACCTCCACCCTCCACagctcccccacctcctcccctgctggaatcactgcccccacccccacccagcacagccccagctctgcccccagGAATGGGggcccttccccacccacccaccgtTTCCTCCCCATCCACACCCACGCCTCCTGACTTCATTCCTCCCGCACCACCCCAGGCCGTTCAAGCCCCACCTCTACCCCTCTTGCCAGCCCCGACACCCCCAGCCCCAGAGTCTCCTCATACCGTGGGGACACGCCTCTTCCCCACTGGGGGTGTCACCAAGTGGAAATCAGAAGTGGCGCTGAATGGCAGGCAGCCAGAGGTCCCCAGAAGCAGCCCCCCTAGGAGCCCTGCTGAGCCCAAGGGGGCCCTCCCGGGTCTGGAGTCCCACCTCACCTTCCCCCGGTCATTCAAGgtgcctcccccaaccccagtcaGGACTTCGTCCATCTCTATTCCAGAGGCACAAGGGACTCCTCCTGAGGACGAAGAGTGCACCAAGAAGGGCCCCGGTCGACCCTCACTGCCTCCTAGCTTCCATATCCGCTCCGCGTGCCAGGCCTACCCCGACAGGGCTGCTGAGCTAGCGCTCCCTGAGGAGCCCAGCACTGTGGCACTGGCCGGCCCAAGGCCAGGCCAGCCTCAGGTCCAGAGCAGTGAACAAGCTGAGATgccacctccagcccctcccctacCCCCTCCTGCACCCCCACTCCCTCCACCAGCACCCCCACTGCCCCCAGCCGCCCCTCCTCTGCCATCTGCTGAGAAGGCAGCCCCTCCACCTGCTGGCTTGATGAAAAGAACCAAGTTTAGCTTTCCTGCTCCCAAACCCAAACCTGACCCCCCCAGCCCTGAGGAGACAGCCTCTTCGGAGCCCATGGACTGGCGGGACCCCAGCCAGATGGCAAAGCTCCGGGACCAGCTGTCAGCCTATCTTTGCAGCTCCAGGAGAGAGGACCGGCTTGCCAGTCACAGACCAGGTCCAATGGCAGCCTCTCAGGAAAGAGAGAACCACAAGCGTCCCAGCCTGCCAGCGAAAGAGGTGCCCCCGAGTCTGCTACAGAAGGAGGCTCCCCCAAGGCTGCCAGAGAAGGAGGCCCCCTCAAGTGTTCTTGAGGAGAGTCCTTGCAGCCGGCCAAAGAAGGCTGCCACCAGCCTGATCCTCCCTCCTGTGGACTACCTCCCCCAAGACCCGCCAACTCCTAGCGTCTGGGAGATCCGGAAGAAGCTGGAGGCCCAGCTTTCCTCATCAGCTGAGAAGGAGGCCAGGCCCAGCAGAGGGTCTCTGCCTCCCAAATCTCAGCCAGAAGGGGGAAGAATCTTTGAAAACAGAGATGATAACAGCAAATTCCCCAAGCCTGTGGCCAAGAATCTGCCACCTCTATCCACCACCCCTCTGCCAAACACACCACTCCAGTCCAAGGTCACACCTGGACCAGCCACCCCACCCAAGGCCACGCCTGAACCAGCCACATCACCCAAGGCCACTCCCAGACCAGCCTCACCACCCAAGGCCACGTCCGGACCAGCCTCACCACCCAAGGCCACGCCCGGACCAGCCACACCACCCAAGGCCACGCCCGGACCAGCCTCACCACCCAAGGCCACGCCCGGACCAGCCTCACCACCCAAGGCCACGCCCGGACCAGCCACACCACCCAAGGTCACGCCCGGACCAGCCACACCACCCAAGGCCACGCCCGGACCAGCCTCACCACCCAAGGCCACGCCCGGACCAGCCACACCATCCAAGGCCACGCCCGGACCAGCCACACCACCCAAGGCCACGTCTGGACCAGCCACACCACCCAAGGCCACACCTCTACCCATCACATCTTCCCAACTGATAGCAGAAAAGAACCTGGCCCCTGCTGGGCAGTGGGAGAAGCCAGAACATGAAGCACTTGCAGTGCCCTCCAAGCCAGAGGTAGAGGGGCACTCCTCAGAGACCAGTAAGCCTCCTACACAGGGAGCCCTCTCATCTCCAGCCTTCCCCCCAAAGATATCACCTGGGCGAGAAGAGGTGCCATGTTTCTACAAGCCCCACTGCAGCCAGAACAGCTCCAGCAGAGAGGTGGCTGTGGTGATACCCACTCTGTCCAGAGGAGAGGCTGCAGGGTCAGGCAAGCCTGTGGAGGTGAAGGAGCCCCAGCAGCTGCCACCCAAACCCCCAGCCTCATCCCAGGCTGCTGACGAACTCCTCAGGCACCCGGTGACGGGGGAGGTGGTGGAGCGGGGTTCCCCAATGGCCCTGCTCCTTGCGGCCAAGCAGAGGGCCCAGAAGGGGAGGCCCAGGGGGGCCCCCCTGGGCCGGCCCTCCCTGCCAGGGAGTCTCCAAGGCCCCAGCCAGCCCGAGGCAGGCTCTGATACCATCTTGTACAACGAGGGCCAGCCCAACTCCTTCACTGTGGTTCCCAAGGTGTCCAAGGAGACTGAGAAGGTCCCCCAGCTAACCTCGCCAGGACAACCCAAAGGACTCTGTCAGTGGGAACTCCAGCCCCTCAGGGACCCGGAGGACACAGAGTCGGGCCGCGGGCCCAGCTCAACAAAGGTGAAGCCCCAGGCCTCCGCGGCCTGGGAGAGACCGgcgccctccagcctcctccagggCCGCCTGCTGCCCAAgtctttctcttcccctccttctccttcccacAAGCCGGAGGAAGACAAGGAGGAGGAGTTCAACTTTGAGGTCATCCCGCCGCCGCCAGAATTCAGCAATGATCCCGAGCCCCCGGCCGCCCCCTTGCAGTATCTGGGGCGCCGGGGTTCCCCTCCCCGGAACAATTTCTCAGACTTGGGGCAGCCCGCGAATGCGGGCCCAGCTCGCGGCTTCTCTCACTTCTCCGCGGATCCAGGTCCGGCCCGGGGCCTGGAGCGCTTctccggcgggggcgggggccgcTCGCTCATCAAGAAGCGCCTGTACGTCGGGGAGCCCCACCGCAACCCAGAGCCGCCCCGCGGCGGCACCGGCCGCAGCCTGAGCTTCCCCAACTGCTTCGGGCCGCAGCCCGGGGGCCCCTTCGCAGCGCCCAGCGGCCCGGAGATGCGGCGCGTCAACTCGGCGGGCCGCGGGCCCCCCGGCGGCCTGCACTCGCGGAAGGTGTCCCTGGAGGGCGCCGCTCGCGGAGAGGCCAAGTACAAAgctcgcggcggcggcggcgactaTGGCTGCGCCCCGGCTACCGGCAG GTCTCCCCACAACAACATGCACTACGGAAGCTCCATCAACACATTCACTGTGAGGCCTGGGACCCGCCATCCCATCTCCTACGCCTACTCAGGGGCCCATTGGAAGGCCCCCTCCTGA